A genome region from Brassica oleracea var. oleracea cultivar TO1000 chromosome C2, BOL, whole genome shotgun sequence includes the following:
- the LOC106323663 gene encoding uncharacterized protein LOC106323663: MERDGERVEEAKARLITELQLLSTITSKIKAFGLFEIKTTNSASWNSILSLRPLAQSFIFCNVNNGENSWFWYDRWTPFDQLINFLGPNGPRDLRIPTSAHVKDACSASGWLLSQPRSDNALKLHIHLTTITNPRHLNEQDSYHWCVDGRDIMGFSSSKTWEALRPRATPKDWFKEIWFSGAIPRQAFMMWLANYNRLPTKVRMSSWGLNVQTACCFCNNNEESRDHLFLSCPYTISLWRLIFARLDRNRAPFISWTELLSWVRVSTSAAPNILKKLVTQSLIYNTWRQRNSANHHNGFAPPQTTFSTIDRDIRNVISARRHRKKFSSLIQLWIQ; this comes from the exons ATGGAAAGAGATGGAGAGAGAGTGGAGGAAGCTAAAGCTAGACTTATTACCGAACTCCAGCTTCT AAGCACCATCACCTCCAAAATAAAAGCTTTTGGTCTCTTTGAGATTAAAACCACTAACTCTGCTTCTTGGAACTCTATTCTATCTCTCAGACCGCTAGCACAGAGCTTCATCTTCTGTAATGTCAACAATGGAGAAAACAGCTGGTTCTGGTACGATAGATGGACACCTTTTGATCAACTCATCAATTTTCTTGGACCGAATGGACCGAGGGACCTGAGAATACCGACCTCAGCTCATGTCAAAGATGCATGCTCAGCTTCTGGTTGGCTTTTATCCCAACCCCGTTCAGATAACGCCTTAAAGTTGCACATTCATCTGACTACCATCACCAACCCGAGACATCTCAACGAGCAGGATTCATATCATTGGTGCGTTGATGGTAGAGACATCATGGGATTCTCTTCTTCAAAGACTTGGGAGGCATTAAGGCCGCGAGCTACTCCAAAGGACTGGTTTAAGGAAATCTGGTTCTCCGGCGCTATCCCGCGACAAGCTTTCATGATGTGGCTTGCAAACTACAACAGGTTACCGACAAAGGTGAGGATGTCTTCCTGGGGTCTCAATGTACAAACAGCTTGTTGCTTCTGCAACAACAATGAGGAGTCTCGAGACCACCTCTTCCTCTCCTGTCCATATACGATTTCACTTTGGAGGCTGATCTTCGCGCGTCTTGACCGAAACCGAGCTCCCTTTATCTCATGGACTGAGCTCCTGTCGTGGGTCAGAGTTTCAACTTCTGCAGCGCCTAACATCCTCAAGAAACTGGTCACTCAATCACTCATCTACAACACTTGGAGACAGCGCAACTCAGCCAACCACCACAACGGATTCGCCCCTCCGCAGACGACGTTCAGCACCATCGACAGGGACATCCGCAATGTTATCAGTGCGAGAAGACATAGGAAAAAGTTCAGTTCTCTTATCCAGCTTTGGATCCAATGA
- the LOC106327004 gene encoding putative 1-phosphatidylinositol-3-phosphate 5-kinase FAB1C, with translation MGIPDGSLLDLIVKVRSWITSDPSDSSLCYSSSQHFETMPIVSKMCNDCGGANLHHGGYYCLSCDRLWCKSCYSESDRQEDYKKLCRECDGEVLELREKGYDKVHPRDSPDPPSFLDCRNIASIRCYPSRGEEEEGSRSCGNKQFLSPSSEYYQDSSDIDSGSVSARHEHFSCKSSAGSSPHDSPLRNNFSPLGRFVQHAKDLSPRAKPVQGGMEPEEEVDTLQQPLDFENNGRIWYPPPPEDENDDAESSNYFAYDDDDEDDVGDSAAEFSLSSSFSREKLGENSNEPFRTVVHDHFRALVAELLRGEELTPCDDDDGSAGNWLDIVTALAWQAANFVKPDTREGGSMDPGNYVKIKCVASGNQNESILVRGIVCSKNITHKRMTSQYKHPRVLLLAGSLEYQRVAGQLASFNTLLQQENDHLKAIIARIDSLHPNVLLVEKSVSSYAQQYLLEKDISLVLNVKRSLLDQIARCTGAVVCPSVDSISTARLGHCELFRTEKVLEQHEAGTQSNRKPSRTLMYFEGCPKRLGCTVVLKGSCREELKKVNHVIQYAVFAAYHLSLETSFLADEGASLPKIRLKQPGMVRSASERRIVDDGISLVTHSPTEKDLHALTDTAENTELMPEHEVSESLCEDFDPSLILPSSYEVAMNEYGGEVPETSTQDVRGEEEILPQHETLDEDDVSSEYFSAADSHQSILVSFSSRCVLKESVCERSRLLRIKFYGSFDKPLGKYLKDDLFDQTSSCRTCKEVVDAHVLCYSHQNGNLTINVRRHSSMKLPGEQDGKIWMWHRCLRCAHVDGVPPATRRVVMSDAAWGLSFGKFLELSFSNHATANRVASCGHSLQRDCLRFYGFGNMVAFFRYSPINILTVFLPPSMLEFNSHPQPEWIRTEAAELMGKMRTMYAEISGMLNRIEEKSSLLEPEQPEASDLQSRIMGLKDQLVKEKDEYNDAFQPVFVENLQSHGSLDILELNRLRRALMIGSHAWDHQLFLLNTQLKKASDDNASRSLEMHEPPKTDQRPQEGSDGREGNAHSDAEANDDNKYPNKLLSPGSSLSERIDSAWLGSFHSEADAKSPLKRLARPIRVQSFDSAIRFQERIQKGLPPSSLYLNTLRSFHASGEYRNMVRDPVSNVMRTYSQMLPLEVQKLDLIVGSAPTYISSASQMADGARMLIPQRGLNDIVIPVYDDDPASVVSYALNSKEYKEWVVKRGIPRSNRESEPSSTFSTWRSLGAMDVDYIHHAVYGSSQDDKKSPHLTISFSDRSGAAEGKVKFSVTCYFATQFDTLRKTCCPSEVDFVRSLSRCQRWSAQGGKSNVYFAKSLDERFIIKQVVKTELDSFEDFAPEYFKYMKESLSSGSPTCLAKILGIYQVSIKHSKGGKETKMDLMVMENLFYNRKISRIYDLKGSARSRYNPNTSGKDKVLLDMNLLETLRTEPIFLGSKAKRSLERAIWNDTNFLASVDVMDYSLLVGFDEERKELVLGIIDFMRQYTWDKHLETWVKASGILGGPKNASPTIVSPKQYKKRFRKAMTTYFLTVPEQWTS, from the exons ATGGGAATACCTGATGGTTCACTCCTAGATCTGATTGTTAAGGTTAGGTCTTGGATAACTTCTGATCCAAGCGATTCTTCTTTGTGCTACTCTTCTTCTCAACACTTTGAAACCATGCCTATTGTCTCCAAAATGTGCAATGACTGTGGAGGAGCCAACCTCCACCACGGCGGTTACTATTGCCTCAGCTGTGACCGTTTATGGTGCAAGAGCTGCTACTCTGAATCCGATAGACAAGAAGATTACAAGAAGCTTTGCAGAGAATGTGATGGTGAGGTTCTTGAGTTAAGAGAAAAAGGATATGATAAGGTTCACCCTCGTGATAGCCCTGATCCTCCATCTTTCCTAGATTGCAGGAACATTGCTTCTATTCGTTGCTATCCTAGCAG GGGAGAGGAAGAAGAAGGAAGTAGAAGCTGTGGTAATAAGCAGTTTCTAAGCCCTTCTAGTGAATACTATCAGGACAGTTCAGATATAGATTCGGGTAGTGTTAGTGCTAGACATGAGCATTTTAGTTGTAAATCTTCTGCTGGTTCCAGTCCTCATGACAGTCCATTAAGGAACAATTTTAGTCCTCTTGGGCGCTTTGTACAGCACGCCAAAGACCTTAGCCCTAGAGCCAAGCCAGTTCAGGGGGGCATGGAACCAGAAGAGGAGGTAGATACGTTGCAACAACCGTTGGATTTTGAGAACAACGGCCGCATCTGGTACCCTCCACCTCCTGAAGATGAGAATGATGATGCTGAGAGTAGTAACTACTTTGCGTATGATGATGATGATGAGGATGATGTTGGGGACTCTGCTGCCGAGTTTTCATTGAGTAGTAGCTTCTCTAGAGAGAAGCTTGGAGAGAACAGTAATGAACCTTTTAGAACGGTGGTGCATGACCATTTCAGAGCTCTTGTTGCAGAGCTATTACGTGGGGAGGAGCTTACTCCTTGTGATGATGATGATGGCAGTGCTGGTAACTGGCTTGATATTGTCACTGCTTTGGCATGGCAGGCTGCTAATTTTGTAAAGCCTGATACTCGTGAAGGAGGTAGTATGGATCCAGGGAACTATGTCAAGATCAAATGTGTAGCATCAGGGAATCAAAATGAAAG TATCCTTGTCCGGGGAATAGTGTGTAGCAAGAACATAACACACAAGAGAATGACTTCTCAGTACAAACATCCAAGGGTGCTTCTTTTAGCTGGCTCTCTTGAGTATCAGAGAGTTGCTGGCCAGTTAGCTTCCTTCAACACTCTTCTCCAACAG GAGAATGATCATCTCAAGGCGATTATAGCAAGAATAGATTCACTTCATCCTAATGTTCTGCTAGTAGAGAAGAGTGTATCTTCATATGCTCAGCAGTATCTTCTAGAGAAGGATATTTCATTGGTGCTCAATGTGAAGAGGTCATTGCTAGACCAAATAGCTCGTTGCACCGGTGCTGTTGTATGCCCTTCTGTAGATAGTATCTCCACTGCTAGGTTGGGACACTGTGAGCTCTTCCGGACAGAGAAAGTGTTGGAACAACATGAAGCTGGGACTCAGTCCAACAGGAAGCCTTCAAGGACACTGATGTACTTTGAAGGGTGTCCTAAGCGCCTAGGTTGCACGGTTGTGCTTAAGGGAAGTTGCCGTGAAGAGCTGAAGAAGGTTAATCATGTTATTCAGTACGCTGTTTTTGCAGCTTATCACTTGTCATTGGAGACTTCATTCCTTGCGGATGAAGGTGCTTCTCTGCCTAAGATTAGGCTTAAGCAACCAGGGATGGTGAGGTCAGCTTCTGAAAGGAGAATTGTTGATGATGGCATTTCTCTAGTGACTCATTCTCCTACAGAGAAAGACCTCCATGCTTTAACTGATACAGCTGAAAACACAGAACTGATGCCAGAGCATGAGGTGTCTGAATCTTTATGTGAAGATTTTGATCCAAGTCTGATACTCCCATCATCTTATGAAGTTGCCATGAATGAGTATGGTGGAGAAGTCCCTGAAACATCTACTCAAGATGTTAGAGGTGAAGAGGAGATCCTGCCACAACATGAGACATTAGATGAAGATGATGTTTCTAGTGAATATTTCTCTGCTGCAGACTCTCATCAGAGCATCTTGGTCTCGTTTTCAAGCCGCTGTGTTTTGAAAGAATCAGTATGTGAACGGTCAAGACTCTTGAGGATCAAGTTCTATGGATCCTTTGATAAACCTCTCGGAAAATACCTGAAAGATGATCTCTTCGACCAGACATCAAGTTGTAGAACGTGTAAGGAGGTGGTTGATGCTCATGTCCTCTGCTACTCTCACCAGAATGGGAACCTTACCATCAACGTTAGACGTCACTCATCCATGAAGCTTCCCGGTGAACAAGATGGGAAGATATGGATGTGGCATCGCTGCTTAAGATGTGCGCATGTAGATGGTGTCCCACCTGCTACTCGTAGAGTAGTTATGTCTGATGCTGCGTGGGGACTGTCTTTTGGGAAGTTTTTAGAGCTTAGCTTCTCTAATCATGCAACTGCGAACCGTGTTGCATCCTGTGGCCATTCCCTTCAGAGAGACTGCCTTAGATTCTATGG ATTTGGGAACATGGTAGCTTTCTTTAGATACTCTCCTATCAATATACTTACTGTCTTCCTTCCTCCATCAATGCTTGAGTTTAACAGCCATCCTCAGCCTGAGTGGATAAGGACAGAGGCAGCAGAG CTAATGGGTAAGATGAGGACTATGTATGCTGAGATATCTGGTATGCTCAACCGCATAGAAGAGAAGAGCAGTTTACTAGAACCTGAACAGCCTGAAGCCTCTGATCTGCAGAGCCGCATAATGGGGCTAAAAGATCAACTCGTGAAGGAGAAAGATGAATACAAT GATGCGTTTCAGCCTGTTTTTGTGGAAAATCTGCAAAGTCATGGAAGTTTGGACATTCTTGAGCTGAATAGACTGAGGAGGGCACTCATGATTGGTTCTCACGCTTGGGATCATCAGCTTTTCTTGTTGAACACTCAACTCAAGAAAGCTAGTGATGACAATGCTTCTAGGAGTCTGGAGATGCATGAGCCTCCAAAGACTGACCAGAGACCACAGGAAGGTTCAGATGGGAGGGAAGGAAACGCCCATTCTGATGCAGAAGCTAATGATGACAATAAATATCCGAACAAGCTCCTCTCCCCTGGCTCCTCCCTGTCTGAGAGGATAGATTCAGCATGGTTAGGCTCGTTTCATAGTGAGGCAGATGCTAAGTCTCCCCTCAAGAGACTCGCCAGGCCAATTAGAGTGCAGTCTTTTGATTCAGCTATACGGTTTCAAGAAAGGATCCAAAAAGGTTTGCCACCATCTTCTTTGTATCTCAACACACTCAGATCTTTCCACGCTTCAGGCGAGTACAGGAACATGGTGAGGGACCCTGTCTCTAACGTGATGAGGACTTACTCACAAATGTTACCACTGGAAGTACAGAAGCTGGATCTTATCGTTGGTTCAGCGCCTACATACATCTCCTCAGCTTCTCAAATGGCTGATGGAGCTAGGATGCTGATCCCTCAACGTGGCCTAAACGATATAGTGATTCCTGTGTACGATGATGATCCTGCAAGTGTTGTATCATATGCTCTCAACTCCAAGGAGTATAAAGAGTGGGTTGTTAAGAGAGGCATCCCTAGGAGTAACAGAGAGTCTGAACCTTCTTCTACATTCTCTACTTGGCGTTCTCTAGGGGCTATGGATGTTGATTACATTCACCATGCTGTGTATGGATCTTCTCAAGATGATAAGAAGTCTCCTCATCTGACTATCTCTTTCAGCGACCGCTCTGGTGCAGCTGAAGGTAAAGTGAAGTTCTCTGTGACGTGTTACTTCGCAACGCAGTTTGACACTCTGAGGAAGACTTGCTGTCCGAGCGAAGTGGATTTTGTGAGGTCCTTGAGCCGGTGTCAGAGATGGTCTGCGCAGGGAGGGAAGAGTAATGTTTACTTTGCCAAGTCATTAGACGAGAGGTTCATCATAAAACAAGTTGTCAAGACAGAGCTGGATTCTTTTGAGGATTTTGCACCTGAGTACTTCAAGTACATGAAGGAGTCTCTCAGCTCCGGGAGCCCTACTTGTCTTGCTAAGATCCTCGGTATCTACCAG GTCTCAATTAAACACTCTAAAGGTGGTAAAGAAACAAAAATGGATTTGATGGTGATGGAGAATCTCTTCTACAACAGAAAGATCTCTAGGATCTATGACCTCAAGGGATCTGCACGGTCACGGTACAATCCAAACACATCTGGAAAAGACAAAGTTTTGCTAGACATGAACCTGCTTGAGACACTTCGGACAGAACCTATATTCCTAGGGAGCAAGGCCAAGAGAAGCCTAGAAAGAGCTATATGGAATGACACAAACTTCTTAGCT TCTGTGGATGTAATGGACTATTCATTGCTGGTTGGGTTTGATGAAGAGCGTAAAGAGCTGGTTCTTGGGATTATTGACTTCATGAGACAGTACACATGGGACAAGCACCTTGAGACTTGGGTTAAAGCTTCAGGCATTTTGGGTGGACCCAAAAACGCCTCTCCAACAATAGTGTCACCAAAACAGTACAAGAAAAGGTTTAGAAAGGCCATGACCACTTACTTCCTCACTGTTCCTGAGCAGTGGACCTCTTGA
- the LOC106326377 gene encoding uncharacterized protein At1g66480-like, whose translation MGNILGRTKTVKIMKINGKSFKLKTPVKAGTVVKDFPGHVLFESESVKRFGIRAKPLDPKQYLQSKRIYFMVELPSTGSDRNPRGRRWKERTPRRVRLGIKMGAKERLENLKLSRRSSSDLSVIKEVAEEEKEVVTSVKLKLPKWKVEKLWKESESVSDFYNKITALCLLNVPSGLIHQRQHLLRNGGRSVQIGDKEAVNYF comes from the exons ATGGGTAATATCTTGGGACGCACGAAAACTGTGAAAATCATGAAGATCAATGGCAAGAGTTTCAAGCTGAAAACTCCGGTGAAAGCTGGTACGGTTGTTAAAGATTTTCCAGGTCACGTTCTCTTCGAATCTGAATCCGTGAAGCGTTTCGGTATCAGAGCAAAGCCTTTGGATCCTAAACAATACTTGCAATCCAAAAGGATTTATTTCATGGTTGAACTTCCCAG TACCGGCTCTGATCGAAACCCACGTGGCAGAAGATGGAAAGAGAGAACCCCGAGAAGGGTTCGGTTGGGAATCAAGATGGGTGCCAAGGAGAGGCTTGAGAATCTGAAGCTTTCTCGTAGATCATCGTCTGATCTCTCGGTAATAAAGGAGGTTGCTGAAGAAGAGAAAGAAGTGGTGACTAGTGTGAAGTTGAAGTTACCAAAGTGGAAAGTGGAGAAACTATGGAAAGAGAGTGAGAGTGTCTCTGATTTCTACAACAAGATCACAGCACTTTGTCTCCTCAACGTTCCAAGTGGTTTGATTCATCAGAGACAACATTTGCTTCGTAATGGAGGAAGAAGCGTTCAGATTGGAGACAAAGAAGCTGTCAATTATTTTTAA